The Lathyrus oleraceus cultivar Zhongwan6 chromosome 5, CAAS_Psat_ZW6_1.0, whole genome shotgun sequence genome includes the window TATAGTGTTGCTTTCTTGCACTAATTGTCTAATTTACTTTACTTTCAGGCATTATGGTTGATAGACACAATTGAATGAGGCAGAAGAGGATTGCACAACATACATCAGTGGGCAGGAGAAGAGTCAGGTTTTTGAGGCCCATGTTCCCTCTGGCCATGCAGAGACATATACTTTTGGGGGCCATGCTACTCCTCGTacttattcatcttcttcttcccgTAGGATACGGGTTTCACCTACATACTTATCACTTCCTCCATCATCACGCATATGCTAGGTTTCACCTATTCAAATGTTAGAGGTACCCGATTCACCGGTGGTACCGAATGCACCTCCTACTGCTAATGTTTATGCGCTAGTGCCACCTTCTACTGCTGAGCTAATGCCACCTCTGGATGGTGAGGCTGCTCAGGATGTTGAGCTAACGACATTTGGAGGAGGCCCGGTAAAGTTATCACTATTGCATCTGTACCCAGACCATACTGCCAGACATATTTGGGATGGAGAGGTAGTATTACTTGGATTCATTCTTTAATTTATGTTTATTTTAATTGATAAGTTTTTGacattgatttttattttttgcaGGACCGTGACCCGCTGAAGTTTATTAACCATAGGAGGAATATTATTGGCTTGCCTCAACCGAATGAGGATTGGTTTCAGGCAGCTTTGTCCCTATTTGGgatgaaggacttgtgcatgacTGTTTATACTATGGTCAACCACGAGATGCTTAATGCATTCATAGAGAGATGTCACTCGAAGGCCTCGTCATTTCACATCTCGCTAAATGAGATGTATATCACACTTAACGATGTGGCGTGTTTGCCACATCTTCGGATCAGGGGGAGACTTCTAAATCATGGGAGGATTACCAAAGACAAGGCATTTGAGATGATGGTAGACTATTTAGGGGCTGACCCAGGGGAGGTGAATGAGGAGTTGGATAGGACCAATGGTACTCATGCTAGATTTGAATACCTAAAAATAGTATATACAAATGAGCTCTAGAGAGCACATCAAGCTACATGTGATGACGAGCAGGTGAGGCTCTACTGAGCGTATGTTATGACATACCTGCTATATTTTGTTGGCACTGCCATTTTTATGGACAAGAGTGTCACTTATATATATGTCGTATACCTACGATACTTCCAGGATTTCGAGTGAGTCCATGAGTATAACTGGGGGCCGCTTGTTTGGTTTACTTGTACTTGAAGTTATTAGAGGGATGTAAGTGGAAGATGAAGCATGTCACAAGCAACATCACACTACTGGCGATAATATTTATTGGTCCTTTAATCTTTCTATGacattttcatttcatctttaCAATGCCATTACTTATGATTTGTGTGTTCCAAACTTTTTCAGGCTTAAATCCTCCAACACTTTCCGCGCATCTCCGGATGGGCGAGTGTACCGACTTACACTGAGGATATGCCTCATGCTACTACATTTGCCCCACTCAGAGGGAACCAGGCGACTGAGTCGTTTCGAGTGTATCTTGACCGCCTAGTTATCGATGACATGCACTCCAACAACTATGTCGACTACCGTGAGACGCGACCATTTGACGAGATAATGTTATACTCTGGATGGTTGGCATGCGGATCACGTCTCACTGCTCCTCATCTGCATGAGCGTGTTATGTGCCAGTTTAGCTACACTCAGACCATTCCCAGAGACCATGTTGTCTTTGCTCCTCCTGCTTTGACACATAGACAGATGGATGACATGTTTTATGATTATGAGAGTCATCTGGTACTAGAGGAGGCACAAACTATCATGACCCCGAGCGACTGGAGCTACGTGGACGGGTACATCAGGTGgttcttcagggtgtcacatCTGTATATGATGCATGTTGTTCTAGAAGACCCACTGAGACTAGCTCATCATGAGATACTAGAGGAGGAGTAAACACAGTTAGATCATGCTGATGATCTCTTGCCTAGATATTGTTGCATTGTGGAGATTGCGTAGACAGGCATTTGCGGAGGTATTTTCCCTGATGGGTCTGATGTGAGGCAGATCCTAGATGCCATCATGAGGGAGGCACGGGGGGCATTGATGTACCATGTACAATGTCGGAGGACGAGTGGATTGATAGTCGATGAGCCCGAAAAGGTAGAGTAGACGTAGTCCGATATGCATAGTAGTGCAGGAGTATATAGTGATTGTACTAtgaattatattttattttcacCTCTTACTACTTTATCGTTATATTCGACTTTATTTATATACGACATTTGGACCATCTAGAGTTATATACTTCATTTTTTGTATATAAATTGTATGATTTACATGGATTGTATATTTTAAATCTTCATATGAATACACGAAAACAAAATACAATATGTGTTATTCAGTACTAATAAGTTACAAAGATACATCTCCGTAAAATAAATGGAaatgcatctccgaaatatttTAACGTCATTCGAGAATTTGATGTATCTAAAAATACATCTCTAAAATCGGAAAACATTTAAGTATTTTCGTGGTGTTTAAAATAAAAGTTGATTTAAGAAAttctataaaaaaaaaaaaacttgtCTATAAAAAAAAACATTAGAAAAAAAGAAAAAGTGAAAACAAGATAGctctaaaaaaaaaaaatttaaaacgAAGTAGTACTATTTGTTCAACCATATCTGAAAAAATCTAAGGTAAAAATAGGTAGTAGTAATACGTTGACCGTACACACAGACAACTTTTTCTTCTCTATCTCTTGTTAACAAGAGTTTCCAAAAAAAATCTCAGAATCTCAGAATCTGTGCGCCTCATTTTCTCACAACTCATCATTTCACTCTAACCATCTCTTCAGATTCCATTTTTTTCTCACTAATTTCCACACACCACACAGTTCATAAACTCTAACCACTGTTTCCCACTCAGATTTTTCTTTATTTGTCTTTTTCTTCTTTGAAGCATTTCAACAAACAGATTAAGCTTCTTATTAATAGTATTTCTTAAAATGGCTAATACTCGCCGGCGATGATGAAGATCTCCGGCGAATCTCACGGACATATGCCGCATTTCACGGCGAGCATTGCTCCTAACTATTCTCCCGATTCAGATCTTCGACCTCATTGGAAAACCTCCCGTAAGAAGTTTAAGACGCCGGGGAATCGTTTGAGGAGAAGCGGCTCGTCGACGGGAAGACGGAGCAGGCCTGAATCTCCTTCTTCGAGGTTGAAGATCTTTGACGTTGGAGAGGAGAAGAATGGCGGTGTCGGTGGTGGAGGTGATCCAGTGGAGGAGGTTTGCCGGAAGAGGGAGAAGCTGCCGGTGGCTGTGTCGGCGAGGAAGCTTGCTGCTGGAATTTGGCGGATGCAGCTGCCGGAGGTTGAGGCGGCCGGTGATTGTGGAACTCGTGGTGGTTTGAGACTTCAGGTAATTAAACTCTCTTTTGTTgaactttttatttatttataaatttcCTGTTGCTTGCATTTTTTCCATATCTGTTTGAAGTTTTATTTTTGATTCAAATTTGTGCTTTCTTTCTATTCTAGCTGTTTTATCTTTAGTTTTTGTTTGAATAAATAACTTAATTAAGTGATTATGTATAAGCTATTTCTATAAATAAGTTTAGACTTTGTCTCAAGTGTTTAGCCCAATAGATAATAAACTCAAATAAATCACTGAATAAGTCAATTCAAAAAACCCTTTTTGTTAAAGGTATTTGCATGTTTTATGCTTATTGTTGTTGCTTAGTTTTCAAGTTTTTGACCTTGGTGATTCAGTTCTGCATGTTTCATTTTGTGTTTTTATCAAGCTTTCACTTTCCATGATATGATACCTTTTTTTTTATAGGGTACTATTTATCTTCCGATTTTTTTGGTTGTTTTTTTCTTCTATGTTAATGAGTGAATATGCAAAAATAAAATGCGGGTGCTGGAGTAATAGTGATCCATGATCTTCAACAAAAGGGAAGAATAAAAGCATATATACAACCTCAGGCCTAAAAAATGTTGTGTTGGTTGGCTCAGGATCGATTAGGTCTATTGCAGAAGCCATTATTGTTTTTGGTAATAACTGAAGAAATGAACTAGGGTTTGTCTCTTGAGATATTGTTGAATTTGTGTTATAAATGCTGTTAACTATATCTATAGTGTAAATGTATTTGCATTCTGAACTCATTCTCTCAATGCTTAAACTTAACTGAACTGTCCACGGTTGAATTGTATACCTTATTTACTAGATTCCTTAGTTGAGCTGTGCAAGTTGCATTCATGTTGATAAcagaatttttttattttttattttcaatgcaTGCCAATGTCATTTGATTATTGTCATTATTTTCCGATCTTGGCagtttgtttcttttgaaaatttaataGCTTTCCGATTCTAGTTCTAGTTTTTAACCGCACAACTTATATGCAGCAGAATGGAATTGGCTATGCAGACCACCCATATCTTAGTAATCAAAATGGTGTTATGCATGGATCTGGTATGAAGAATCCATCACAAAGGCGCCGTTCCATTTCTGAGACAAAAGATGGACATCATTGTGAGGTATTATGTTCCCTATTTATTAAGTATAGCAATCACAAGTGTAAATGGCTCGGGATAACTGGAGATTACTGAGCGAAAGTCCTATTAAGATAAAAAAAAGACTGAATTCAAAATTGCGCCCTCTCTTGCATGATAAGATAAGAAAATAATCCTACGAGAAAAACTTAAACACTCTAACCAAATATTTTTTTATCCCAGATCTATTTTATCCCAATACTTTCAATCAAAGACTAATTACTGTTGTAGTGCGTGTCTGCTGCTGGACAAGCATTATTTTTACAGTGTCACTGAAGAATCTAACTTATGGAACTTTGCATTATTGTGACTCTGAAACATAATTTTAAGatattataaaatattttcttATAGTCTAACAAGCTCTTTAATGACCTTTTCAATTCTGGATGTTGTATGATTTCCAGTAGTATTATCACCTTTGAATATATGTAACAAAGCAACTCGCAACTGCCAAATCCATTTGCACGGGTGCACCCGCATTTGCTCGTACAGGCTGATGTGATAGCCACCCAAATTGAACTTTCAAATATAGATAGACCTAATGGACGTTATTTCTTAGAGATGAGAAATGAAATTTATTATTGCTTAGATCCATGCAACCATAAATTGCATTGGAAAACATTTTATATTTCCAGGTAAACCAATGTGGTGAAAATAGATTTAAAATTATTTGCAAGGGAAGgtgttttttatttttggttAAGAGTT containing:
- the LOC127080851 gene encoding uncharacterized protein LOC127080851 codes for the protein MHSNNYVDYRETRPFDEIMLYSGWLACGSRLTAPHLHERVMCQFSYTQTIPRDHVVFAPPALTHRQMDDMFYDYESHLVLEEAQTIMTPSDWSYVDGYIRWFFRVSHLYMMHVVLEDPLRLAHHEILEEE